The segment AATCTGAATATTCTTCTCTTGGATTTAAAATAGAATCTTGAGTGGCTTTTTCCTTCAACTTCATCGCAAGGTTTGCTTGGCGCATACGCTTCTGGTTCATTCTCAAGGATTCGTTTCTTGCAATTGTATATAACCAAGTACTATGAGAAGATTCTCCTCTGAACTTATTGGCTGCTAAACTTTTATAAGCACGGATATAAGTTTCTTGGACAACATCATCGATGGTATCGTAAAACTCTTCGTATAAATTCTTTTTAATCGCGGAGAGTACGATATGTTTCGTACTGTCTATCAATCCGGCAAATTCTCTTTGGTCCATTTTAGTTTCCTTATCTCAGGATGCCCGGCACAGGCAAAATTATTCTCTCGGGAACAAACAGATTCAAGGGGAACCCTGGAGCTTCCCTATGCTCCTCGGGTAGGGTAACTAATTCCCTTTCCTTTCCCCTCTTTTTTTGCTCAGAGGATAAAACCCTTTCGATCGCGAGCCGATGCGCGATTTGATTCATCCGGATTTCGGATGTATACTTTGCAATCGCGTTAACGAGAAGTCGAACTTTGACTAGATCAGGATTTTCATCCATGAGAACCAGTTCGAGTTCGACTTGTTTCGGAGAAAGTCTGCGAAGCCATCTTTCATGCTCGTTTTTATATCTCCGGTTCAGCTCAGCGATACGTTCGAGTTGTGTGTCTGTAAGAATATAACGATTTTTAAATGAATCTAGGTCACCGAAAACTACTCCGGCAGCTCTTTCATTACGGTAGAAGGAGATGGTGCGAATAGG is part of the Leptospira neocaledonica genome and harbors:
- a CDS encoding RNA polymerase sigma factor → MDQREFAGLIDSTKHIVLSAIKKNLYEEFYDTIDDVVQETYIRAYKSLAANKFRGESSHSTWLYTIARNESLRMNQKRMRQANLAMKLKEKATQDSILNPREEYSDSGMDIELKDLISNLPWKYKSVLALVSEGYKEQQIAEKLGIPEGTVKSRSFRGKQMLKKLFFQET
- a CDS encoding Spy/CpxP family protein refolding chaperone, which codes for MNRVRLMNLLNSFVRVALAGVFLTPAYLFSEDTKTSFHTARPIRTISFYRNERAAGVVFGDLDSFKNRYILTDTQLERIAELNRRYKNEHERWLRRLSPKQVELELVLMDENPDLVKVRLLVNAIAKYTSEIRMNQIAHRLAIERVLSSEQKKRGKERELVTLPEEHREAPGFPLNLFVPERIILPVPGILR